From the genome of Pseudoliparis swirei isolate HS2019 ecotype Mariana Trench chromosome 10, NWPU_hadal_v1, whole genome shotgun sequence, one region includes:
- the fbxl14b gene encoding F-box/LRR-repeat protein 14b, with translation METHISCLFPEILAMIFSYLDVRDKGRVAQVCIAWRDASYHKSVWRGVEAKLHLRRANPSLFPSLQARGIRRVQILSLRRSLSYVIQGMPNIESLNLSGCYNLTDNGLGHAFVQEIPSLRVLNLSLCKQITDSSLGRIAQYLKNLEVLELGGCSNITNTGLLLIAWGLHRLKSLNLRSCRHISDVGIGHLAGMTRSAAEGCLNLEYLTLQDCQKLTDLSLKHISKGLTKLRVLNLSFCGGISDAGMIHLSHMASLWSLNLRSCDNISDTGTMHLAMGTLRLSGLDVSFCDKIGDQTLAYIAQGLYQLKSLSLCSCHISDDGINRMVRQMHELRTLNIGQCVRITDKGLELIADHLTQLAGIDLYGCTKITKRGLERITQLPCLKVLNLGLWQMTESEKVR, from the coding sequence ACGCATCCTACCACAAGTCCGtgtggaggggggtggaggcCAAGCTGCACCTCCGCCGGGCCAATCCCTCCCTGTTCCCCAGCCTCCAGGCCAGGGGCATCCGGCGGGTCCAGATCCTGTCCTTGCGTCGCAGCTTGAGCTATGTGATCCAGGGGATGCCAAACATCGAGTCCCTCAATCTGTCCGGCTGCTACAACCTCACGGATAACGGGCTGGGTCATGCATTTGTTCAGGAGATCCCATCGCTGAGGGTGCTGAACCTGAGTCTGTGCAAGCAGATCACAGACTCCAGTCTCGGCAGGATAGCTCAGTATCTGAAGAACCTGGAGGTGCTGGAGCTCGGCGGCTGCAGCAACATCACCAACACTGGGCTCCTGTTGATCGCCTGGGGCCTCCACAGACTCAAGAGCCTCAATCTTCGGTCCTGCAGGCACATCTCGGACGTGGGAATCGGACACTTGGCGGGCATGACCCGCAGCGCGGCGGAGGGCTGTCTGAACCTGGAGTACCTGACTCTCCAGGACTGTCAGAAACTGACGGACCTGTCACTCAAACACATTTCCAAGGGGCTGACCAAGCTCCGGGTGCTGAACCTGAGCTTCTGCGGGGGCATCTCAGATGCAGGGATGATCCACCTCTCCCACATGGCCTCCCTGTGGAGTCTGAACCTCCGCTCCTGCGACAACATCAGCGACACGGGGACCATGCACCTCGCCATGGGCACCCTGAGGCTCTCCGGGCTCGACGTTTCCTTCTGCGATAAGATCGGGGACCAGACCCTGGCGTACATCGCCCAGGGGCTGTACCAGCTCAAGTCCCTGTCCCTGTGCTCGTGTCACATCTCTGACGACGGGATAAACCGGATGGTGAGGCAGATGCACGAGCTGAGGACCCTGAACATCGGACAGTGTGTGCGCATCACGGACAAAGGGCTGGAGCTCATCGCCGACCACCTGACCCAGCTGGCGGGCATCGACCTGTATGGATGTACCAAGATCACCAAGAGGGGACTGGAGAGGATCACGCAGCTCCCCTGCCTTAAAGTGTTGAACCTGGGACTCTGGCAGATGACAGAGAGTGAGAAAGTGAGGTGA